A stretch of Perognathus longimembris pacificus isolate PPM17 chromosome 1, ASM2315922v1, whole genome shotgun sequence DNA encodes these proteins:
- the Nckap5l gene encoding nck-associated protein 5-like isoform X3 has product MMSEDMDQPAGSPRNLRPGSIGDDSMESSTCQELLHRLRELEAENSALAQANENQRETYERCLDEVANHVVQALLNQKDLREECIKLKKRVFDLERQNQMLSALFQQKLQLTTGSLPSQTPLTPLQPPSEPPASPSLNAAEGPATSLPLGRCAGQREVCWEQQLRPGGPGPPPAPPPALDALSPFLRKKAQILEVLRALEETDPLLLCSPATPWQPPGQGPSSPEPLNGERCGPPQPDPSPWTPYLLLGSGSLGGVLHWERLLGAPGEEEGAGKPWGPARAPPAAQGPSSGPHCAPGSSSSSSSDEAGDPNEAPSPDTLLGALARKQLNLGQLLEDTETYLQAFLAGAASPLNGGHPSPGQPTSPDQGPPQLSKPKSLPKSAWGGSTPEANRLGFGATSEGQGPLPFLSMFVGTGDTPLGSRLGHPHSSSQVKSKLQIGPPSPGEAQGPLLPSPTRGLKFLKLPPASEKIPSPGGPQLSPQLPRNSRIPCRNSGSDGSPSPLLARRGLGGGELSPEGAQGLPTSPSACPTIPDSAQLRPPQSALSTTLSPGPVVSPCYENILDLSRSTFRGPPPEPPPSPLQVPPYQQLTLEVPQAPEVLRSPGVSSPCLPESCSYGNSQEKNPDKAGSESPHPGRRTPGSSSKKLSQGSGRRPGDPSYTPLRDRLAALGKLKTGPEGPLGPEKNGMPARPGTEKVRGPGRSGEHTGDMQPPTTRPLEQPEAKGVLRGTVALGTSSLKQQEPGLGDPGAPRVYSSHSMGARVDLEPVSPRSCLTKVELAKSRLAGALCPQVPRTPAKVPTSAPSLGKPNKSPHSSPTKLPSKSPTKVVPRLGASPVTKEPPKPDKGKGPPWADCGSSTGQPTSPVPGPTDPSQGSEGPAPHSAIEEKVMKGIEENVLRLQGQERAPGSEPKHRNTSSIASWFGLKKSKLPALNRRTETTKSKEGAGGGSPLRKEVKVESRKLEAESLNISKLMAKAEDLRRALEEEKAYLSSRARPRPGGSAPGPSPGLGQVQGQLAGMYQGADTFMQQLLNRVDGKELPPKNWREPKPEYGDFQPVSTDPKSPWPACGPRNGLVGPLQGCGKTPGKPSSEPGRREEMPSEDSLAEPVPTSHFTACGSLTRTLDSGIGTFPPPDHGSSTTPSKNLPKNKPARLDPPAGVPPARPTALTKVPRRAHTLEREVPGIEELLVSGRHPSMPAFPALLTAAPSHRGHPTCPNDACEDPGPAPPIQLAKNWTFPNTRAASSSADPFLCAPRQLEGLPRTPMALPVDRKRSLEPNRPSSTPQGPAFGGSRTPSTSDMGEEGRVASGGAPGLETSESLSDSLYDSLSSCGSQG; this is encoded by the exons ATGATGTCGGAGGACATGGACCAGCCAGCTGGGAGTCCGAGAAACCTGAGGCCAGGGTCCATTGGTGATGACAGCATGGAGTCCAGCACCTGCCAGGAGCTTCTCCACCGACTTCGGGAGCTGGAG GCAGAAAACTCAGCACTCGCTCAGGCCAATGAGAACCAGCGGGAGACTTACGAACGCTGTCTAGACGAG GTTGCAAACCATGTGGTGCAGGCACTGCTGAACCAGAAG GACCTGAGGGAAGAGTGCATCAAGCTGAAGAAGAGAGTGTTTGACCTGGAACGGCAGAACCAGATGCTGAGCGCCTTGTTTCAACAGAAGCTCCAGCTCACCactggctccctcccctcccag ACCCCACTCACTCCGCTCCAGCCACCATCAGAGCCACCAGCCTCCCCTTCCCTGAACGCTGCTGAAGGACCAGCCACCTCACTGCCTCTAGGGCGCTGTGCTGGACAGAGAGAG GTGTGTTGGGAGCAGCAGCTGCGGccaggaggcccaggccccccACCTGCCCCACCTCCAGCACTGGATGCCCTGTCCCCATTCCTTCGGAAGAAAGCCCAGATTCTGGAGGTGTTACGAGCCCTGGAAGAGACGGACCCTTTGCTTCTGTGCTCACCTGCCACCCCCTGGCAGCCTCCAGGCCAGGGGCCTAGCTCTCCAGAGCCTCTCAATGGCGAGCGGTGCGGCCCACCTCAGCCCGATCCCTCCCCCTGGACCCCCTATCTGCTCCTGGGCTCTGGCAGCCTGGGAGGCGTTCTGCACTGGGAGCGCCTCTTGGGGGCCCCAGGAGAGGAAGAGGGTGCTGGGAAACCCTGGGGCCCTGCTAGGGCCCCACCAGCAGCCCAGGGTCCTAGCTCTGGCCCACACTGTGCCCCGGGGAgcagctcttcctcctcttctgatGAGGCAGGTGACCCTAATGAGGCACCCAGTCCTGACACCCTCCTGGGTGCCTTGGCCCGCAAGCAGTTGAACCTGGGCCAACTCCTTGAGGACACAGAGACTTACCTACAGGCCTTCCTAGCAGGGGCAGCTAGCCCACTCAATGGGGGACACCCAAGTCCTGGGCAGCCAACCTCCCCAGACCAGGGGCCCCCACAGCTGTCCAAGCCCAAAAGCCTTCCAAAGTCAGCTTGGGGTGGGAGTACCCCAGAGGCCAACAGGCTGGGCTTTGGTGCTACCTCAGAGGGCCAGGGGCCCCTCCCTTTTCTCAGCATGTTTGTGGGTACAGGAGATACCCCATTGGGCTCGAGACTTGGCCACCCCCATTCTTCATCTCAGGTGAAAAGCAAGCTCCAAATCGGGCCCCCTTCTCCTGGAGAAGCCCAGGGACCCCTTCTGCCCTCTCCAACCAGAGGTCTCAAGTTCCTCAAGCTGCCTCCAGCCTCGGAGAAGATCCCAAGCCCTGGAGGCCCCCAGCTCAGCCCCCAGCTCCCCCGAAATTCCCGGATCCCCTGCCGCAACAGTGGTTCAGATGGCAGCCCTTCCCCACTGCTAGCCCGCAGGGGTCTGGGTGGAGGGGAGCTGTCCCCAgagggggctcagggcctgcccacCAGCCCTTCGGCCTGTCCCACCATCCCGGACTCTGCACAACTCAGACCCCCCCAGTCAGCCTTGTCCACGACCCTGTCCCCAGGACCAGTGGTGTCTCCCTGCTATGAGAATATTCTGGACCTTTCTCGGAGCACCTTTAGGGGGCCTCCCCCCGAGCCACCTCCGTCGCCACTGCAGGTGCCCCCCTACCAACAGCTGACTCTGGAGGTGCCACAGGCCCCCGAGGTCCTCAGGAGCCCTGGCGTCTCCAGCCCTTGCCTCCCGGAATCCTGCTCCTATGGGAACTCGCAGGAGAAGAACCCGGACAAGGCTGGCTCCGAGTCTCCCCACCCCGGCCGCAGGACCCCTGGCAGCTCATCCAAGAAGCTCAGCCAGGGATCAGGACGACGACCTGGGGATCCCAGCTACACACCTCTGCGGGACAGATTGGCAGCCCTTGGGAAACTGAAGACAGGCCCCGAGGGGCCCCTGGGCCCAGAGAAGAATGGGATGCCAGCAAGGCCTGGCACTGAGAAGGTTCGGGGACCAGGGAGGTCAGGGGAGCACACTGGAGACATGCAGCCCCCCACCACCAGACCCCTTGAGCAGCCAGAAGCTAAGGGAGTTCTTCGGGGAACAGTGGCCTTAGGTACAAGCAGCCTGAAGCAACAGGAACCTGGACTTGGGGATCCTGGGGCCCCTCGGGTCTACTCATCCCACTCCATGGGGGCCCGGGTGGACCTGGAGCCTGTCTCACCAAGGAGCTGCCTCACCAAAGTAGAGCTAGCCAAGAGCCGACTGGCAGGAGCCCTGTGCCCACAGGTGCCCCGGACCCCTGCTAAAGTGCCAACCTCAGCCCCCAGCCTTGGCAAGCCCAACAAGAGCCCTCACAGCAGCCCTACAAAGCTACCCTCCAAGTCACCTACCAAGGTGGTACCCCGACTTGGGGCCTCCCCAGTCACCAAGGAGCCCCCCAAACCTGACAAGGGGAAGGGCCCACCTTGGGCAGATTGTGGCAGCTCCACAGGACAGCCCACATCCCCAGTACCTGGCCCCACTGACCCAAGCCAGGGCTCCGAGGGGCCGGCCCCACACTCTGCCATCGAGGAGAAGGTGATGAAGGGGATTGAGGAGAATGTGTTGCGGCTCCAGGGCCAGGAACGGGCACCAGGCTCCGAGCCTAAGCATCGTAACACCAGCAGCATTGCCAGCTGGTTTGGCCTTAAAAAGAGCAAGCTGCCAGCCCTGAACCGCCGTACAGAGACCACCAAGAGTAAGGAAGGAGCTGGTGGGGGATCCCCACTCCGGAAGGAGGTCAAAGTGGAATCCCGGAAGTTGGAGGCTGAGAGCCTTAACATCTCCAAGCTGATGGCCAAGGCGGAAGACCTGCGCCGGGccttggaggaggagaaggcctACCTGAGCAGCCGGGCTCGCCCACGGCCTGGGGGCTCAGCCCCGGGACCTAGCCCTGGTCTGGGGCAGGTGCAGGGCCAGTTGGCTGGCATGTACCAAGGGGCAGACACCTTCATGCAACAGCTGCTCAACAG GGTGGATGGCAAGGAACTGCCGCCTAAGAACTGGCGGGAGCCCAAACCTGAGTATGGGGACTTCCAGCCGGTGTCCACTGACCCCAAGAGCCCCTGGCCAGCCTGCGGGCCCCGGAATGGCCTGGTGGGCCCACTGCAGGGCTGTGGAAAAACACCTGGAAAG CCCAGCAGTGAGCCGGGCAGGCGGGAAGAGATGCCCTCTGAGGACAGCCTGGCGGAGCCAGTGCCCACTTCACACTTCACAG CTTGTGGCTCCTTGACTCGAACCTTGGACAGCGGCATCGGGACCTTCCCGCCCCCCGACCATGGCAGCAGCACGACCCCCAGCAAGAACCTTCCCAAGAACAAGCCAGCACGATTGGATCCCCCGGCAGGGGTGCCCCCAGCTCGGCCCACAGCCCTCACCAAAGTCCCTCGCCGCGCCCACACGCTAGAGCGGGAGGTGCCAGGTATAGAGGAGCTGCTGGTGAGCGGGCGGCACCCTAGCATGCCAGCCTTTCCCGCACTGCTCACCGCTGCTCCCAGCCACCGTGGCCACCCAACCTGTCCCAATG ATGCTTGTGAAGACCCGGGCCCTGCCCCTCCGATCCAGCTGGCTAAGAACTGGACCTTCCCCAACACCAGGGCAGCTAGCAGTTCTGCTGACCCCTTCCTGTGTGCACCCCGACAGCTAGAGGGGCTTCCCAGGACCCCGATG GCTCTGCCCGTGGACCGGAAGCGAAGCCTGGAGCCCAACCGCCCATCCTCTACACCCCAGGGCCCAGCATTTGGGGGCAGTCGCACCCCCAGCACGTCAGACATGGGTGAAGAAGGCAGAGTGGCCAGTGGGGGCGCTCCTGGGCTGGAGACCTCAGAGTCTCTCAGTGACTCACTCTACGACTCCCTGTCTTCCTGTGGGAGTCAGGGCTGA